In Planctomycetaceae bacterium, a single genomic region encodes these proteins:
- a CDS encoding MoxR family ATPase gives MSQLPPQIHDDDLSLLRAASEGYAKLKSEIGKVIIGQERIVRQLLAAIFCQGHTLIVGVPGLAKTLLVKTLAQALDWSFKRIQFTPDMMPADITGMELLQEEHAGGPRNWQFLRGPVFANIILADEINRTPPKTQSALLEAMQEYTVTSMGKTHHLERPFIVVATQNPIEQEGTYPLPEAQLDRFMFSLWIDYPTMDEEERIVLQTTEPQNHRVEPVFTREQMAAFQDLTTRMPVSRHVVNYAVLLARSSRPTSGIAGDYVTRYVEWGAGPRASQYMILAAKALAVLDGEPTVSVNHVQQVAPFILRHRVLPNYAATGEGVTAMQIVEKVIAGVGEPDYAS, from the coding sequence ATGTCGCAATTGCCGCCTCAGATCCACGACGACGACCTGTCACTGCTCCGAGCGGCCTCCGAAGGCTACGCCAAGCTCAAGTCCGAGATCGGCAAGGTGATCATCGGTCAGGAGCGGATCGTCCGGCAGTTGCTGGCGGCGATCTTCTGCCAGGGGCACACGCTGATCGTGGGTGTTCCGGGCCTGGCCAAGACGCTGCTGGTCAAGACCCTGGCCCAGGCGCTGGACTGGAGCTTCAAGCGCATCCAGTTCACGCCGGACATGATGCCCGCCGACATCACCGGAATGGAACTGCTTCAGGAAGAGCACGCCGGCGGGCCTAGAAACTGGCAGTTCCTGCGCGGGCCGGTCTTCGCCAACATCATTCTGGCCGACGAGATCAACCGCACGCCGCCCAAAACGCAGTCGGCGCTGCTGGAGGCCATGCAGGAATACACCGTCACGTCGATGGGCAAAACGCACCACCTCGAACGCCCCTTCATCGTGGTGGCCACGCAGAACCCCATCGAGCAGGAAGGCACGTACCCGCTGCCCGAGGCGCAGCTCGACCGGTTCATGTTCAGCCTGTGGATCGACTACCCCACGATGGACGAAGAAGAGCGCATCGTCCTGCAGACGACCGAACCGCAGAACCATCGCGTCGAGCCGGTCTTCACGCGGGAGCAGATGGCGGCGTTTCAGGACCTCACGACCCGCATGCCCGTCTCACGCCACGTGGTCAATTACGCGGTGCTGCTGGCGCGGTCGAGCCGGCCCACCAGCGGCATCGCCGGCGACTACGTCACGCGCTACGTCGAATGGGGCGCCGGGCCGCGCGCCAGCCAGTACATGATCCTCGCGGCCAAGGCGCTGGCCGTGCTGGACGGCGAACCGACGGTCTCGGTCAATCACGTCCAGCAGGTGGCGCCGTTCATCCTGCGTCATCGCGTGCTGCCCAACTATGCCGCCACGGGCGAGGGCGTCACGGCAATGCAGATCGTGGAGAAGGTCATCGCCGGCGTCGGGGAACCGGACTATGCCTCCTAG
- a CDS encoding sulfotransferase produces MMVTVIGRGHGGTRAMSHTLSASGVYMGGQLNGSGDLIPPGDMYDACRVLGKYVKWTGDLTWDWSALHEGPIDGDFKRLIESFLVTVLESRQENRGWKIPETTLAYPWIRRMFPDMKYIFWIRDPRDSILSHHVTDDLRVFNIQYPPTDDVRRMRAISWKYQNDLIRATPRPRHWIKVRFEDFILDQDATLKRLEAFLGIPLAKIPVRPDSVGRWKSDTENHWFDFLAPAMDEHGYQR; encoded by the coding sequence ATGATGGTTACCGTGATCGGGCGCGGGCATGGGGGGACTCGGGCGATGTCGCATACGCTTTCGGCCAGCGGCGTGTACATGGGCGGGCAGCTTAATGGCTCGGGGGACTTGATCCCGCCGGGCGACATGTACGACGCCTGCCGCGTGCTGGGCAAGTACGTCAAGTGGACCGGCGACCTGACGTGGGACTGGTCGGCGCTGCACGAGGGACCCATCGACGGCGACTTCAAGCGGCTGATCGAGAGCTTTCTGGTGACGGTGCTGGAAAGCCGCCAGGAGAACCGCGGCTGGAAGATTCCCGAGACGACGCTGGCGTATCCGTGGATCCGGCGGATGTTTCCGGACATGAAGTACATTTTCTGGATCCGCGACCCGCGCGACAGCATTCTCTCGCACCACGTGACCGACGACCTGCGAGTGTTCAATATTCAATACCCGCCCACCGACGACGTGCGACGCATGCGGGCGATAAGTTGGAAGTACCAGAACGACCTCATCCGCGCCACCCCGCGCCCCAGGCACTGGATCAAGGTCCGCTTCGAGGACTTCATCCTCGACCAGGACGCCACCCTCAAACGCCTCGAAGCGTTCCTGGGCATCCCGCTGGCGAAGATCCCCGTCCGCCCGGACAGCGTCGGGCGCTGGAAGAGCGATACCGAAAACCACTGGTTCGATTTTCTCGCCCCGGCGATGGATGAACACGGCTATCAGAGATAG
- a CDS encoding sulfatase — MAQKKPNLIFIGIDSLRRDHMSLYGYKHQTTPHMSRFAEGGTVFENCFSPHVPTTSGYGSMFTGRDCFGNNIVALRHKGDIAEGVPTLAEVLNNEGYNTTSVGFRNTAARGFQNYIDFSGWGPDPNRGDGRSHKAENANDACLPELRRLAKEDKPFYMLVRHMDPHSPYLPPAPFDRMFYNNADMCDPANKSMDPVFTFKPFCDYLASWMPPGLTDKDYVLAQYDGAVAYMDACIQRIFAEITALGLDENTLVVIDSDHGETLYDHDCYFDHHGIYDPTLVVPLVFRMPGRVPAGKRIGTNCLLQDVMPTVLDILGVKNSIQFDGQSLVGEMNGQTRVGATEFYITECTWMRKHGWRTPQWKYIHALEPDFHFKPEIELYNLIDDPDENNNIAEKEPAVVALLEARMQAWIAKREKETGRTNPMYTQGDWSGCGAPFKTSQQAYDSLHIGDVGTAQKLQARAPKA, encoded by the coding sequence ATGGCACAGAAAAAACCCAACCTGATCTTTATCGGAATCGACTCGCTCCGGCGCGATCATATGAGCTTGTACGGCTACAAGCATCAGACGACGCCGCACATGAGCCGCTTTGCCGAGGGTGGCACGGTGTTCGAGAACTGCTTCTCGCCGCACGTGCCGACGACCTCGGGCTACGGCAGCATGTTCACCGGGCGCGACTGCTTCGGGAACAACATCGTGGCCCTGCGGCACAAGGGCGATATCGCCGAGGGCGTGCCGACGCTGGCCGAAGTGCTCAACAACGAAGGCTACAACACCACCTCGGTGGGCTTCCGCAACACGGCCGCCCGCGGGTTCCAGAACTACATCGACTTCTCCGGCTGGGGCCCGGACCCCAACCGCGGCGACGGGCGCAGCCACAAGGCCGAAAACGCCAACGACGCGTGCCTGCCGGAACTGCGGCGCCTGGCCAAAGAAGACAAGCCCTTCTACATGCTGGTGCGGCACATGGACCCGCACTCGCCGTACCTGCCCCCGGCCCCGTTCGACCGGATGTTCTATAACAACGCCGACATGTGCGACCCGGCCAACAAGTCCATGGACCCGGTCTTCACGTTCAAGCCCTTCTGCGACTACCTGGCCAGTTGGATGCCTCCGGGCCTGACCGACAAGGACTACGTGCTCGCCCAGTATGACGGCGCGGTGGCCTACATGGACGCCTGCATCCAGCGCATCTTCGCTGAGATCACCGCCCTGGGCCTGGACGAGAACACGCTGGTGGTCATCGACTCCGACCACGGCGAGACGCTCTACGACCACGACTGCTACTTCGATCATCACGGCATCTACGATCCGACGCTGGTGGTGCCGCTGGTGTTTCGCATGCCCGGGCGCGTGCCTGCCGGCAAGCGCATCGGCACCAATTGCCTGCTGCAGGACGTCATGCCGACGGTGCTGGACATCCTGGGCGTCAAGAACTCGATCCAGTTCGACGGCCAGAGCCTCGTCGGCGAGATGAACGGCCAGACGCGAGTCGGGGCCACTGAGTTCTACATCACCGAATGCACCTGGATGCGCAAGCACGGCTGGCGCACGCCGCAGTGGAAGTACATCCACGCCCTGGAGCCGGACTTCCACTTCAAGCCCGAGATCGAGCTGTACAACCTGATCGACGATCCGGACGAGAACAACAACATCGCCGAGAAAGAGCCGGCCGTCGTGGCGCTGCTGGAGGCGCGGATGCAGGCGTGGATCGCCAAGCGCGAGAAAGAAACCGGCCGCACCAACCCGATGTACACCCAGGGCGACTGGTCCGGTTGCGGCGCGCCGTTCAAGACCAGCCAGCAGGCCTACGATTCGCTGCACATCGGCGACGTGGGCACCGCTCAGAAGCTCCAGGCCCGCGCGCCGAAGGCGTAA
- a CDS encoding GxxExxY protein yields the protein MGVEREITAGYLNQITKQIIGAAIDVHRALGPGLLESAYEACLAYELIQRGLKIERQQELPVVYKSVKVDCGYRIDLLVEGVVVVELKAIDGIAPIHKAQLLSYLKLSRCRAGLLINFNVAMLQDGVTRVVNNLKE from the coding sequence ATGGGAGTTGAGAGAGAAATTACGGCGGGATATCTGAATCAGATAACGAAGCAGATTATCGGTGCTGCGATCGATGTGCATCGTGCTTTAGGTCCGGGCCTGCTGGAATCGGCTTATGAAGCGTGTCTGGCATATGAGCTGATCCAGCGAGGGCTGAAAATTGAGCGGCAGCAGGAATTGCCTGTTGTCTATAAGAGCGTGAAGGTTGACTGTGGGTATCGAATTGATTTGCTGGTGGAGGGTGTGGTGGTAGTTGAGCTAAAGGCGATCGACGGCATCGCGCCTATTCATAAAGCCCAACTTCTGTCGTATCTGAAGCTGTCCCGGTGCCGTGCCGGCTTGTTGATTAACTTTAATGTTGCGATGCTCCAGGACGGAGTGACAAGAGTTGTAAACAATCTGAAGGAATAA
- a CDS encoding sugar phosphate isomerase/epimerase: MKLGVNSVLFGGYDMETAFKYTKAAGYDGIEISAIGGMSEHLVLDRWRECAVQIKNLAKQYELELLGMEQPSQDPAAMEAAMQAAVEAGIPIINCGPGGKSDDEAAFQQVLESLGNLARRAEHYGVTLCVKAHVGGSVYNTPTSLRLLQAITSPAFGLDMDPSHIHRAGENPVEAVAAVVSRIKHVHIRDCKGRQGSPGKPEDQANGRGDIDLLGYIRVLHENGYTGALDLEIIGAKDYQLPNCCIIAAESRGHMQACLQACGAR, translated from the coding sequence ATGAAACTGGGCGTGAATTCGGTTCTGTTCGGCGGCTATGACATGGAAACCGCCTTCAAGTACACCAAGGCCGCCGGGTACGACGGCATCGAGATTTCGGCCATCGGCGGCATGAGCGAGCACCTGGTGCTCGACCGCTGGCGCGAGTGTGCGGTGCAGATCAAGAACCTGGCCAAGCAGTATGAGTTGGAACTGCTGGGGATGGAGCAGCCCAGCCAGGACCCCGCCGCCATGGAAGCGGCCATGCAAGCCGCCGTCGAGGCGGGCATTCCGATCATCAACTGCGGTCCCGGCGGCAAGAGCGATGATGAAGCGGCCTTCCAGCAGGTGCTCGAGTCGTTGGGCAACCTGGCCCGCCGAGCGGAGCACTACGGGGTGACGCTGTGCGTCAAGGCGCACGTCGGCGGGTCGGTCTACAACACGCCCACGTCGCTGCGGCTGTTGCAGGCGATCACTTCGCCGGCGTTCGGTCTGGACATGGACCCCAGCCACATTCACCGCGCGGGCGAGAATCCCGTCGAGGCCGTGGCGGCTGTCGTGTCGCGCATCAAACACGTTCACATTCGCGACTGCAAAGGCCGCCAGGGCAGCCCGGGCAAGCCCGAGGACCAGGCCAACGGCCGCGGCGACATCGACCTGCTGGGCTACATCCGCGTGCTGCACGAGAACGGCTACACCGGTGCGCTGGACCTGGAGATCATCGGCGCCAAGGACTACCAACTGCCCAACTGCTGCATCATCGCCGCCGAGTCCCGCGGCCACATGCAAGCCTGTCTTCAGGCTTGCGGCGCCCGGTAA
- a CDS encoding beta-L-arabinofuranosidase domain-containing protein, with product MSTHEKPALQLERFSLADVRLLPSRWADAQEAMHRYMRLEDLPRRLMRQFYLISNIDENPIEPLGGPEKPDLYGYRGDFVGHFLSASAFMAAATGDADLDERAAWMVGELDRCQQALGGGFVAGFPETRLDAAERGMFVRVPYYVMHKTMAGLYDQHTLRGNAQALTVLTRLADYILGRIRRVGDEHWRNIVLPIEYGGMLECCCDIYALTGKAEHLELAMKFDERDFFDPISRGEDNLSHRHANTTIPKVVGAARAYLLTGEKRWLDVAQNFWQLFTSRRMYCTGGSDHSELWHDPAMMPLSLSPVNHEFCCVHNLIKLASYLLSVTGERCYSDYIERAMVNTVLGTLDPRDGMIRGNMLAMSAGVRKNHSTPYDSFWCCCGTGMETAGSLGQDIFWHDNSNQTLAVEQFIPARLEWKHRDVTIEQHTPMPDAARTRLTVRCPSPQKFTLQLRLPHWARGAQVRLNGSIRDMAAEKPRHPESGSGAFTLERTWADGDVVELEASMSLSTEPLIGDDLVRAVLCGPVVLAGVVRQDRFVHPAADDDCPPAPTGGGAVEDWYLTADAASIENWLRPAGETSLNLRTSGINQDLMFTPINRVLDEPYGVYWPMLAEGSRRLADLRARHEQAWQRYRTRGVDRVVIGDEASETAHHYEGKSDLAWHAGWANRTGIGGEGGAFAYTMKVSPEAPMAVLAYCFQGQGRGFEVRVDGTAVGSVGIGRTPPCVFQEHEFAIPPELTAGKTQVRVSFHANDEPKGYVGPVYGLAVVRCA from the coding sequence ATGAGTACACACGAAAAGCCTGCGCTGCAACTGGAACGGTTCTCCCTCGCCGACGTGCGGCTGCTGCCTTCTCGCTGGGCCGACGCGCAGGAGGCGATGCATCGATACATGCGGTTGGAGGATCTGCCGCGGCGGCTCATGCGGCAGTTCTACCTGATCTCGAACATCGACGAGAATCCCATCGAGCCCCTGGGCGGTCCGGAAAAGCCCGACCTGTACGGCTATCGTGGCGACTTCGTCGGGCACTTTCTCTCGGCGTCGGCGTTCATGGCCGCGGCCACGGGCGACGCCGACCTCGACGAGCGCGCCGCGTGGATGGTTGGCGAACTGGACCGGTGCCAGCAGGCCTTGGGCGGCGGGTTTGTGGCGGGCTTTCCCGAGACGCGGCTCGATGCGGCTGAGCGAGGCATGTTCGTCCGCGTGCCGTACTACGTCATGCACAAGACGATGGCGGGCCTCTACGACCAGCACACCCTGCGCGGCAACGCCCAGGCCCTGACAGTGCTGACGCGCCTGGCCGACTACATCCTGGGTCGCATCCGCCGCGTCGGCGACGAGCACTGGCGCAACATCGTGCTGCCCATCGAGTATGGCGGCATGCTCGAATGCTGTTGCGATATCTACGCCTTGACCGGCAAGGCCGAGCACCTCGAGCTGGCGATGAAGTTTGACGAGCGCGACTTCTTCGACCCGATCTCGCGCGGCGAGGACAACCTCTCCCACCGCCACGCCAACACGACGATCCCCAAGGTCGTCGGGGCGGCCCGGGCGTATCTGCTCACGGGCGAAAAGCGATGGCTCGACGTGGCGCAGAACTTCTGGCAGCTCTTCACCAGCCGCCGGATGTACTGCACCGGCGGCAGCGACCACAGCGAGCTCTGGCACGATCCGGCGATGATGCCGCTGTCGCTCTCGCCGGTCAATCACGAGTTCTGCTGCGTGCATAACCTGATCAAGCTGGCGAGCTATCTGCTGTCGGTCACGGGCGAGCGTTGCTACAGCGACTACATCGAGCGGGCGATGGTCAACACGGTTCTGGGAACCCTCGATCCGCGCGACGGAATGATTCGCGGCAACATGCTGGCCATGAGCGCCGGCGTGCGAAAGAACCACTCCACGCCGTACGATTCGTTCTGGTGCTGCTGCGGCACGGGCATGGAAACCGCCGGATCGCTGGGGCAGGATATCTTCTGGCACGATAATTCAAACCAGACCCTGGCCGTCGAGCAGTTCATCCCGGCGCGGCTGGAGTGGAAGCATCGCGACGTGACGATCGAGCAGCACACGCCCATGCCCGACGCCGCCCGAACGCGCCTGACTGTGCGATGCCCCTCGCCGCAGAAGTTCACCCTGCAACTTCGCCTGCCGCACTGGGCACGCGGGGCGCAGGTAAGGCTCAATGGAAGCATCAGGGACATGGCGGCTGAGAAACCACGGCACCCGGAATCAGGATCGGGCGCGTTCACGCTGGAAAGAACCTGGGCTGACGGCGACGTTGTCGAGCTTGAGGCGTCAATGAGCCTCTCGACGGAACCGCTTATCGGCGACGACCTGGTGCGGGCGGTCCTGTGCGGACCGGTGGTGCTGGCCGGCGTCGTGCGCCAGGACCGCTTCGTACACCCGGCGGCCGACGACGACTGCCCGCCGGCGCCGACGGGTGGCGGGGCGGTCGAGGACTGGTATCTGACCGCCGACGCGGCGAGCATCGAGAACTGGTTGCGTCCGGCAGGGGAGACGTCGCTCAATCTCCGCACCAGCGGGATCAACCAGGATCTGATGTTTACGCCGATCAACCGCGTGCTGGACGAACCATACGGAGTCTACTGGCCGATGCTGGCGGAGGGGTCGCGGCGGCTGGCCGATCTGCGGGCGCGGCACGAGCAGGCGTGGCAGCGGTATCGCACGCGCGGCGTCGACCGCGTCGTCATCGGCGACGAGGCCTCCGAGACCGCCCACCACTACGAGGGCAAGAGCGATCTGGCCTGGCACGCCGGCTGGGCCAACCGCACGGGCATCGGTGGCGAGGGCGGAGCGTTCGCGTACACGATGAAGGTCTCGCCCGAGGCGCCGATGGCCGTGCTGGCGTACTGCTTCCAAGGCCAGGGGCGCGGCTTCGAGGTGCGCGTCGACGGCACGGCGGTTGGGTCGGTCGGCATCGGCCGCACGCCGCCGTGCGTGTTCCAGGAACATGAGTTCGCGATCCCGCCGGAGTTGACGGCCGGCAAGACGCAGGTGCGCGTGTCGTTTCACGCCAATGACGAACCCAAAGGATATGTCGGCCCCGTGTACGGCTTGGCCGTCGTTCGTTGCGCGTAG
- a CDS encoding acetylxylan esterase, whose amino-acid sequence MKRKKTNDAKPHAADLRNLSPAGVWAGYDPRAEALDEEVLRRWTRGGVAYKEVRFTAETHQGQPVRVLAVYAAPTGGRKLPGMLHVHGGGQTVDPAWLAFWTRRGYAALTFDWGGQREGREKYTQWGALAQGNHVTFNGFSTLPRPQDNSWYHWTLVCRRALTYLERQSEVDPRRLGAFGISMGGTLMWNLAVDERLKAGCAIYGAGWNTVRDVPRYGPDSGKHAPPEHEARWLATLAPQSCAPLVRFPMLFLSATNDVHGNMDRAWDTLNAIPPGVPRCAAFTPRFNHHVFTPQARSLPLWMDTFLKGRPRWPRQPQAGFTLAADKSPLFQVLPDRPADVRRVEMLYAVANLWPFNRHWRDVRAVRRGKVWQAATPVLDAGEYLFAFANIYYRNGACISTPLAAVVPSQIGAAATDSPSRQIHDGRLGFDGFMEYCRSTEPRPPFKSYAILSRGPQGRRGIGIRPGACTITYKIGDPKWHAPAGAVLAFDVATPADEELSMILRISKGPGGTEDYAAIAKAEGSRAWRTVRLASNDFKHRKTNETLAALAAADMLEVRRPGGDASTGKMLIVTNFRWE is encoded by the coding sequence ATGAAACGCAAGAAGACAAACGATGCCAAGCCGCATGCGGCGGATCTGAGAAATCTTTCCCCTGCGGGTGTGTGGGCGGGGTATGACCCGCGCGCCGAGGCGCTCGATGAAGAAGTGCTGCGGCGCTGGACGCGCGGCGGCGTGGCGTATAAAGAGGTGCGGTTCACCGCCGAGACGCACCAGGGCCAGCCCGTGCGCGTGCTGGCGGTGTACGCCGCTCCCACCGGCGGGCGAAAGCTGCCCGGCATGCTGCACGTTCATGGCGGCGGTCAGACGGTTGATCCGGCGTGGCTGGCGTTCTGGACGCGGCGCGGGTATGCAGCCCTGACGTTCGACTGGGGCGGGCAGCGCGAGGGGCGCGAGAAATACACGCAGTGGGGCGCCCTGGCGCAGGGCAACCACGTCACGTTCAACGGATTCAGCACCCTGCCGCGCCCGCAGGACAACTCCTGGTACCATTGGACGCTGGTGTGCCGCCGGGCCCTGACGTATCTCGAACGCCAGAGCGAGGTCGACCCCCGCCGCCTGGGGGCGTTCGGCATCTCGATGGGCGGCACGCTGATGTGGAACCTGGCGGTGGATGAGCGCCTCAAGGCCGGCTGCGCGATCTACGGCGCGGGCTGGAACACCGTCCGCGACGTTCCGCGTTACGGACCTGACAGCGGCAAGCACGCCCCACCCGAGCACGAGGCCCGCTGGCTGGCGACGCTGGCCCCGCAGAGCTGCGCGCCGCTGGTGCGGTTCCCGATGCTCTTCCTCAGCGCCACCAACGACGTGCATGGCAACATGGACCGCGCGTGGGACACGCTCAACGCCATCCCGCCAGGCGTTCCGCGCTGCGCCGCCTTCACGCCGCGGTTCAATCATCACGTCTTCACCCCGCAGGCCCGGTCCCTGCCGCTGTGGATGGACACGTTCCTCAAAGGACGCCCGCGCTGGCCCAGGCAGCCCCAGGCCGGGTTCACTCTGGCGGCCGACAAGTCGCCGCTGTTCCAGGTTCTCCCCGACCGCCCGGCCGACGTCCGCCGGGTGGAGATGCTCTACGCCGTGGCAAACCTCTGGCCATTCAACCGCCATTGGCGCGACGTGCGGGCTGTCCGGCGCGGCAAGGTCTGGCAGGCGGCCACGCCTGTGCTGGACGCCGGCGAGTATCTCTTCGCCTTCGCCAACATCTACTATCGCAACGGCGCCTGCATTTCGACGCCGCTGGCGGCAGTTGTGCCTTCGCAGATCGGCGCAGCGGCCACTGACTCACCCAGCAGGCAGATCCACGACGGCCGCCTCGGGTTCGACGGGTTCATGGAGTATTGCCGCAGCACCGAGCCGCGGCCGCCGTTCAAGTCCTACGCGATCCTCTCGCGCGGGCCGCAGGGCCGGCGCGGGATCGGCATCCGCCCCGGGGCATGCACGATCACGTACAAGATCGGCGACCCGAAATGGCACGCTCCGGCCGGGGCGGTGCTGGCGTTCGACGTGGCCACGCCGGCCGACGAAGAACTCAGCATGATCCTGAGAATCAGCAAAGGTCCCGGCGGCACGGAAGACTACGCCGCCATCGCCAAGGCCGAAGGCTCGCGCGCCTGGCGAACCGTCCGCCTGGCTTCGAACGATTTCAAGCATCGCAAGACGAATGAAACGCTGGCCGCCCTGGCGGCCGCCGACATGCTCGAAGTCCGCCGCCCCGGCGGCGACGCGAGCACGGGCAAGATGCTGATCGTGACGAACTTCCGCTGGGAATAA
- a CDS encoding metallophosphoesterase — MPHSLLALEGGPADPNCVALMSDPHVNTVLYKRTVARAIAQATAASTAPAHMILAGDLALNGRQKSYESIGEVLDRSDLTRMTPHLLLGNHDRHSPFFDALGRYAGQTPVKGRQVGLVETPNANWLLLDSMGDGDPRGWSGCSLGHQQIAWLTHTLDAHKDKPAIVVAHHHLKVINWSRRPGPLEESDQVLGLLLARPQVKAYVNGHIHVWFTTQYRGLHLISLPSVSYTLPVTGGPLGWVLAQAGPDSLKLTLKASNQRRKDHNQTLHLPYRASA; from the coding sequence ATGCCTCACTCGCTGCTGGCGTTGGAGGGCGGCCCGGCCGACCCCAACTGCGTCGCCCTTATGTCCGACCCGCACGTCAACACGGTGCTGTACAAGCGGACGGTGGCGCGGGCGATCGCGCAGGCGACTGCCGCTTCGACGGCCCCGGCGCACATGATCCTGGCGGGCGATCTGGCGCTCAACGGTCGCCAGAAGAGCTACGAGTCGATCGGCGAGGTGCTGGACCGCTCGGACTTGACGCGCATGACGCCGCACCTGCTGCTGGGCAATCACGACCGCCACAGCCCGTTCTTCGACGCCCTGGGCCGATACGCCGGCCAGACGCCCGTCAAAGGGCGCCAGGTCGGTCTGGTCGAGACCCCCAACGCCAACTGGCTGCTGCTGGACTCGATGGGCGATGGCGACCCGCGCGGCTGGAGCGGTTGCTCGCTGGGGCATCAGCAGATCGCCTGGCTGACGCACACGCTCGACGCCCACAAGGACAAACCCGCCATCGTCGTCGCCCACCACCACCTCAAGGTGATCAACTGGTCGCGGCGACCGGGCCCCCTGGAAGAGTCCGACCAGGTGCTGGGCCTGCTGCTGGCCCGCCCGCAGGTCAAGGCCTATGTCAACGGACACATCCACGTGTGGTTCACCACCCAGTACCGAGGGCTGCACCTGATCTCGCTGCCCTCGGTGTCGTACACCCTGCCGGTCACCGGCGGACCGCTGGGATGGGTGCTGGCCCAGGCTGGACCAGACTCGCTGAAACTGACCCTCAAGGCCTCCAACCAGCGGCGCAAAGACCACAACCAGACCCTGCATCTGCCCTACCGCGCATCGGCATGA
- a CDS encoding HAD family hydrolase produces MTAKHQISAAVFDLDDTLYAERDYVASGYRAVSDYLRDSLSRREDFAAWLWQRFLAGKTAKAFDAMSEHFDLKLDAAQLAHLVKIYREHRPIIRPIDGMIELLGSLRNRGVRLAILSDGFLPAQQYKLEVLKLAGLMDAVIFTESLGRQFWKPSPAAFETLAVKLALPHSSCLYVGDNPAKDFVAPNALGWRTIQFRFDGQLHAANPAPPGGAAQETARGLPDLAANIS; encoded by the coding sequence ATGACCGCAAAGCACCAGATTTCAGCCGCTGTCTTCGACCTCGACGACACGCTCTATGCCGAGCGGGACTACGTCGCCAGCGGCTATCGCGCCGTGTCGGACTATCTGCGGGATTCGCTCAGCCGCCGCGAGGACTTTGCCGCCTGGCTCTGGCAGCGATTTCTCGCGGGCAAGACCGCCAAAGCGTTTGACGCGATGAGCGAGCATTTCGATCTGAAACTCGACGCGGCGCAGCTCGCCCATCTGGTGAAGATCTATCGCGAGCATCGCCCCATCATCCGCCCGATCGATGGGATGATCGAGTTGCTGGGGTCTCTGCGAAACCGCGGCGTGCGGCTGGCGATTCTCTCTGACGGGTTCCTCCCCGCCCAGCAATACAAGCTCGAAGTGCTGAAACTCGCCGGCCTCATGGATGCGGTGATCTTCACCGAGAGTCTGGGTCGCCAGTTCTGGAAACCCTCCCCCGCCGCCTTCGAGACCCTGGCAGTCAAGCTCGCCCTGCCCCACTCGTCGTGTCTGTATGTCGGTGATAATCCCGCCAAGGACTTCGTAGCCCCCAACGCCCTGGGCTGGCGGACGATCCAGTTCCGCTTTGACGGGCAACTCCACGCCGCCAACCCCGCGCCCCCCGGCGGAGCGGCGCAGGAAACGGCGCGCGGATTACCTGACCTGGCGGCGAACATTTCTTAA